A window of the Chryseobacterium arthrosphaerae genome harbors these coding sequences:
- a CDS encoding DNA alkylation repair protein: protein MSRLIKEIQEALAVLSIPEKAEFFPRFFKTGKGEYGEGDLFLGVKVPDQRSVAKEYYPKISWEELSVLLSSQYHEHRLTAIFMLVLKFEKTKDKALKDEAVKFYLDHLPYVNNWDIVDSSCYKILGRYAFENQKESLLRDLSKSEEMWHKRIAVVGTMHYVKKGSFDLTKEFVTRNLKHPHDLMHKANGWLLREMGQKNEAELISYLKQYYKEMPRTCLRYSIEKLDEDLRQDYLKGRV from the coding sequence ATGAGTCGTCTTATCAAAGAAATACAGGAGGCACTAGCGGTCTTGTCCATCCCCGAAAAAGCAGAGTTCTTTCCCAGGTTTTTCAAGACAGGAAAAGGAGAATATGGGGAAGGAGATTTATTTCTGGGAGTAAAAGTTCCGGATCAGAGATCTGTTGCCAAAGAGTATTATCCGAAAATAAGCTGGGAAGAATTAAGTGTACTGCTCTCTTCACAATACCATGAGCACAGGCTTACAGCGATCTTTATGCTGGTCTTAAAATTTGAGAAAACAAAAGATAAAGCTTTAAAAGATGAAGCCGTGAAGTTTTATCTGGACCATCTTCCTTATGTCAATAATTGGGATATTGTAGATTCAAGCTGTTACAAAATTCTGGGCAGATACGCTTTTGAAAATCAGAAAGAAAGCCTTCTGAGAGACCTTTCAAAATCTGAAGAAATGTGGCATAAGAGAATTGCTGTGGTGGGAACGATGCATTATGTGAAAAAAGGGTCATTTGACCTTACCAAAGAATTCGTGACCAGGAATCTGAAGCACCCGCATGATCTGATGCATAAGGCAAACGGCTGGCTGTTGAGGGAAATGGGACAGAAAAATGAAGCGGAGCTGATCAGTTATCTGAAACAGTATTATAAAGAAATGCCGAGAACCTGCTTACGCTATTCCATCGAAAAACTCGATGAGGACCTGCGCCAGGATTATCTGAAAGGCAGGGTTTAA
- a CDS encoding S46 family peptidase produces MKRLFLLFTFLLGFAQMRADEGMWLLMLIKRLNGVDMQKEGLHLTPEEIYSVNNSSMKDAIVSFGGFCTGEIVSDKGLLFTNHHCGYGAVAAASTPEKDYLKNGFWAMKQKDEFNAKDLYVRFLVRMDDATQRITSKLNNNMTGAERKAVIDAETKAIQTENSENGKYTVVVKDFFNGNEFYYFVYQDYKDVRLVGAPPSSLGKFGGDTDNWEWPRHTADFTVFRVYADAAGNPAEYSPSNVPMKPKHFLPVSLKGIKPGDFSMILGYPGRTNRYLTSYGIEQMVGKDYPAWVEASKTAMDVMKKYMDKDKATQLNYASQYASVANYWKNRQGTIDAVVKNGTITDKKAIEDKFKAWAVMPGNTEYDGVLEDISIYYKQTSDRNVERNYATQFSRNAKYISLALKVGSVLKAYAAQDMQGRLAMKAKTEAAIKEAYENFSPALEGEMLAAMTSLYQARVKNQEVASATILGLDAKTVSNLAYSSIFANKTSATNFLLNPDALKLDADPLWKAANGIVADQKMSTERYVKIDDNFAKNSRLFLAGLMKAMPEKKFYPDANSTMRLTYGTVDKLPIRSDRNYFGVTDNYYTDMTGLVGKYKKGDEEFDLPQRVIDLYNLKDFGQYADAKGYMPVNFLSNNDITGGNSGSPVIDGDGNLIGIAFDGNSEALSGDIVFEPEWQKTINVDVRFVLWTIDKYAGARRLIDELKLVRDENTPADTKTKNSGTTTTPKKTKKK; encoded by the coding sequence ATGAAAAGACTATTTCTACTATTCACTTTCTTGTTGGGCTTTGCCCAGATGAGGGCGGATGAGGGGATGTGGCTGCTTATGCTCATCAAACGACTTAACGGTGTTGATATGCAAAAAGAGGGTCTTCATCTGACGCCTGAAGAAATTTATTCAGTGAACAATTCGAGTATGAAAGATGCTATCGTAAGTTTCGGTGGTTTCTGTACCGGGGAGATTGTTTCTGATAAAGGACTTTTATTCACGAACCACCACTGTGGTTATGGAGCTGTAGCGGCTGCTTCTACTCCTGAAAAAGATTATCTGAAGAACGGCTTCTGGGCAATGAAACAGAAAGACGAGTTCAATGCAAAAGATCTTTATGTAAGATTTTTAGTGAGAATGGATGATGCTACCCAGAGAATCACCTCCAAACTTAATAACAATATGACCGGAGCAGAGAGAAAAGCTGTTATTGATGCTGAAACAAAAGCAATCCAGACAGAAAACTCTGAAAACGGGAAATATACTGTAGTGGTAAAAGATTTCTTCAACGGAAACGAATTCTACTATTTCGTATACCAGGATTATAAAGATGTTAGATTGGTAGGAGCCCCACCTTCTTCATTAGGAAAATTCGGTGGTGATACAGATAACTGGGAGTGGCCAAGACACACTGCAGACTTCACGGTTTTCAGGGTATATGCTGATGCTGCAGGTAACCCTGCGGAATATTCTCCAAGCAATGTTCCTATGAAACCTAAGCACTTCCTTCCGGTTTCTCTTAAAGGAATTAAGCCTGGTGATTTCTCAATGATCTTAGGATATCCTGGAAGAACAAACCGTTATCTTACTTCTTACGGAATTGAGCAGATGGTAGGTAAAGATTATCCGGCATGGGTTGAAGCTTCCAAAACGGCAATGGATGTGATGAAGAAGTATATGGATAAGGATAAAGCGACCCAGCTTAACTATGCATCTCAATATGCATCTGTAGCCAACTACTGGAAAAACAGACAGGGAACAATAGATGCTGTAGTGAAAAACGGAACAATTACTGATAAGAAAGCAATTGAGGACAAATTCAAAGCCTGGGCTGTAATGCCGGGAAATACTGAATATGATGGTGTATTAGAGGATATCAGCATTTATTACAAACAAACTTCTGACAGAAATGTTGAAAGAAACTATGCTACTCAATTCTCAAGAAACGCAAAATATATTTCTCTTGCTCTAAAAGTAGGTTCTGTTCTTAAGGCTTATGCAGCTCAGGACATGCAGGGAAGATTGGCTATGAAAGCTAAGACTGAAGCAGCAATTAAAGAAGCTTATGAAAACTTCAGCCCGGCTTTGGAAGGAGAAATGCTTGCAGCAATGACAAGTCTTTACCAGGCCAGAGTTAAAAATCAGGAGGTTGCTTCTGCTACCATCTTAGGTTTAGATGCTAAAACAGTTTCCAACCTTGCCTATTCTTCTATTTTTGCCAACAAAACTTCTGCAACGAACTTCTTATTGAATCCGGATGCATTGAAGCTTGATGCTGATCCACTTTGGAAAGCTGCTAACGGAATTGTTGCTGACCAGAAAATGAGCACTGAGAGATATGTGAAAATAGACGATAATTTTGCAAAAAACAGCCGTTTATTCTTAGCCGGACTTATGAAGGCTATGCCTGAGAAGAAGTTCTACCCGGATGCGAACTCTACCATGAGATTAACTTACGGTACTGTAGATAAACTTCCTATCAGAAGTGACAGAAACTACTTCGGTGTTACAGATAACTATTATACTGACATGACAGGTCTTGTTGGAAAATACAAGAAAGGGGATGAAGAATTTGACCTTCCACAAAGAGTGATCGATCTTTACAACCTTAAGGATTTCGGACAATATGCTGATGCTAAAGGATACATGCCTGTAAACTTCCTTTCAAACAACGATATTACAGGAGGTAACTCCGGTTCTCCGGTAATTGACGGTGACGGAAACCTTATCGGTATTGCTTTTGACGGAAACAGCGAAGCATTAAGCGGCGATATCGTGTTCGAACCTGAATGGCAGAAGACAATTAACGTAGACGTTCGTTTCGTTCTTTGGACCATCGATAAATATGCGGGTGCAAGAAGATTAATAGATGAATTGAAGCTTGTAAGAGATGAAAATACTCCGGCTGATACAAAAACTAAAAACTCAGGTACCACAACAACACCTAAGAAAACAAAGAAAAAATAA
- a CDS encoding DUF4919 domain-containing protein, which translates to MKYPFFLLFMMLSVFGFSQKSKVDLKAIEKSLKNPDSPYNYDKLIFKYKGYPKSLDSIESQYLYYGRNFRNDRVQTSDEGFKNLAEAFKQGNFSDCVKQGKALYDKDPTNLDILLILLRAYDSMKDGSNFMHHLNQFRSLTDGIKSSGDGMSEKTAYVVNSVGDEYILLNILNIGQDYTRNSKAVKDGMIDIWEKDSRRIYIKILYLD; encoded by the coding sequence ATGAAATATCCCTTTTTTCTCTTATTCATGATGCTTTCGGTTTTTGGGTTCAGCCAGAAATCAAAAGTGGATTTAAAAGCTATTGAGAAAAGTCTGAAAAATCCTGATTCACCTTACAATTATGATAAGCTCATTTTTAAATATAAGGGATACCCGAAGTCTTTGGACAGTATAGAGTCACAATACCTCTACTACGGGAGGAATTTCAGAAATGACAGGGTACAGACTTCAGATGAAGGTTTCAAAAATCTGGCAGAAGCCTTTAAACAAGGTAATTTTTCAGACTGTGTAAAACAGGGAAAGGCATTGTATGACAAAGACCCTACCAATCTGGATATCCTGCTGATTCTTCTGAGAGCTTATGACTCTATGAAAGACGGCAGCAATTTTATGCATCACCTCAATCAGTTCCGGTCACTTACGGACGGAATCAAGAGCTCTGGAGACGGGATGTCTGAAAAAACAGCTTATGTCGTCAATTCTGTGGGCGACGAATACATTCTGCTGAATATTCTGAATATAGGACAGGATTATACAAGAAATTCAAAAGCTGTAAAAGACGGCATGATAGATATATGGGAGAAAGACAGCCGCAGGATTTATATCAAAATACTTTATTTAGACTAA
- a CDS encoding LytR/AlgR family response regulator transcription factor, producing MISHIRCMIIDDDELDRLVLQHYIKQYDNIEIAGSFDTAEKAVPYLDLPIDLLLTETNLKGMSGLEFRKLAHRIPACIFVSSHPELAAGVFEINALDFITKPLTSERFHYSMQKLFNFFEVKEKCECYDTLIGDHCITIKEGGHISQIKMKDILYLEALKDYTRIITLEKNHCILNSLGSLLQKNFFESFIRIHRSYAVPRHLIRGKSCHEIELTHHIKLPIGRTYKNNLAFFEP from the coding sequence ATGATTTCACATATTAGATGTATGATTATTGATGATGATGAACTGGACAGGCTGGTTCTTCAGCATTATATTAAACAATATGACAACATAGAGATTGCCGGATCTTTTGATACGGCAGAAAAAGCAGTTCCGTACCTTGATCTTCCCATTGATCTTCTCCTCACCGAAACCAATTTAAAGGGAATGAGCGGACTTGAATTCCGAAAACTCGCCCACAGGATTCCTGCCTGTATCTTTGTCAGTTCACATCCGGAATTAGCGGCCGGAGTATTTGAAATCAACGCCTTAGACTTTATAACGAAACCATTAACCTCGGAGCGTTTTCATTATTCTATGCAAAAGCTCTTCAATTTTTTTGAAGTAAAAGAAAAATGCGAATGCTACGATACCCTGATAGGAGACCATTGCATTACCATAAAAGAGGGCGGGCATATTTCCCAGATCAAAATGAAAGACATCCTGTATCTGGAAGCTTTAAAGGACTACACCCGGATCATCACCCTTGAAAAAAATCACTGTATTCTCAATTCACTGGGCAGTCTCCTGCAAAAGAACTTTTTTGAGTCTTTTATCAGAATACACAGAAGCTATGCTGTTCCCCGCCACCTCATCCGTGGTAAAAGCTGCCATGAAATAGAGCTGACCCATCATATCAAACTTCCTATTGGCCGGACGTACAAGAATAATCTGGCATTCTTCGAGCCTTAA
- a CDS encoding cation:proton antiporter, with protein sequence MELYYSFSALIVLASIFAYLNYRFLKLPSTIGIMVIAIVVSIFLVMFGETVLPRTFGHLHNLMNSIDFTEVLMGAMLNFLLFAGGIHININDLKEQFRPVVIFSTVGVVISTFVVGFGMFYLLPYVGINLPFIYCLVFGALISPTDPVAVLSVLKQANVSKSLETKVAGESLFNDGMAVVVFTVVLQLAVGKEVDLGVESIGLLLLHEAGGGLLLGVLLGWVTSRLMREVDDYIISVLVTLSVVMGGYLIARQMHISGPLTMVAAGLFMGNFNRNFKMKSVTQDYLIKFWELIDEILNAVLFLFIGFELLMIKDLKHFMIPGLLAIIVVLLARFISIWGPTKFTSLRTRFSPQTVKVLVWGGIRGGVSIALAMSIPKSEYSEIILSITYCVVVFSIIVQGLTIAKVANPKQIAREEKEQEGIAMEEKS encoded by the coding sequence GTGGAATTATATTATTCATTTTCAGCATTAATCGTATTAGCATCCATATTTGCCTATCTTAACTACAGATTCTTAAAACTTCCGAGTACCATCGGGATCATGGTCATTGCCATTGTGGTTTCCATTTTCCTTGTCATGTTTGGTGAAACGGTGCTTCCGAGAACTTTCGGGCATCTTCATAACCTGATGAACAGCATCGATTTTACAGAAGTACTGATGGGGGCTATGCTTAATTTTCTTCTTTTTGCGGGAGGAATCCATATTAACATCAATGATCTGAAAGAACAGTTCAGGCCTGTAGTGATATTTTCTACGGTGGGTGTCGTCATTTCCACTTTTGTGGTAGGTTTCGGAATGTTTTATTTGCTGCCTTACGTTGGCATTAATCTTCCCTTTATCTACTGCCTTGTTTTTGGAGCATTAATTTCACCTACTGATCCGGTTGCGGTTCTGAGTGTCCTGAAGCAGGCGAATGTGTCCAAATCATTGGAGACAAAAGTAGCCGGAGAATCTCTTTTCAATGATGGGATGGCGGTTGTGGTTTTCACAGTAGTCCTGCAGCTTGCCGTTGGAAAAGAAGTGGACCTGGGGGTTGAAAGCATCGGATTGCTTTTACTGCATGAAGCTGGCGGCGGTCTTCTACTGGGTGTTTTACTCGGTTGGGTAACTTCAAGGCTGATGCGTGAAGTGGATGATTATATTATTTCCGTACTGGTAACGCTCTCTGTAGTAATGGGGGGTTACCTTATTGCAAGGCAAATGCATATTTCAGGACCATTGACAATGGTGGCGGCAGGTTTATTCATGGGGAATTTTAACAGGAATTTCAAAATGAAATCTGTTACCCAGGATTATCTGATCAAATTCTGGGAACTAATTGACGAAATCCTCAATGCCGTACTATTCCTGTTCATAGGATTTGAACTATTGATGATCAAAGACCTTAAGCATTTTATGATTCCTGGTCTGCTGGCAATTATTGTGGTTTTACTGGCAAGATTTATTTCGATCTGGGGTCCTACGAAATTCACTTCACTCAGAACAAGATTTAGTCCGCAAACGGTAAAAGTATTGGTTTGGGGAGGAATCCGCGGTGGAGTTTCCATAGCTTTGGCAATGTCTATTCCTAAAAGCGAATACAGTGAAATTATTCTAAGCATTACCTACTGTGTGGTGGTATTCTCTATCATCGTTCAGGGGCTTACGATTGCTAAAGTAGCCAATCCTAAGCAGATTGCCAGAGAAGAGAAGGAGCAGGAGGGGATTGCAATGGAGGAAAAGTCTTAA
- a CDS encoding T9SS type A sorting domain-containing protein, with the protein MKKKFIYCLPLFLFPVAIFHAQSAILATGTDASAGNGSVSYSIGQTAYLNKGTPVQVMEGVQQGYEITTLATQETLSEQKDILLYPNPFKDFLYIDFTTYNYKGSEYQLFDAQGKLIRKDIIRESKSELNFSALPSTMYIIRINQNGENIKTFKIIKK; encoded by the coding sequence ATGAAAAAAAAATTTATTTACTGTCTTCCCTTGTTCCTGTTTCCTGTCGCCATCTTTCATGCCCAATCTGCCATTCTGGCAACCGGGACGGATGCATCGGCAGGCAATGGTTCGGTCTCTTACAGCATCGGCCAGACCGCTTACCTTAACAAAGGAACCCCCGTTCAGGTCATGGAAGGGGTACAACAGGGCTATGAGATTACTACACTTGCAACCCAGGAAACTTTATCCGAACAGAAGGATATCCTGCTTTACCCCAACCCTTTCAAAGATTTTCTGTATATCGATTTTACCACCTATAATTACAAGGGTTCGGAGTACCAGCTTTTCGATGCCCAGGGTAAACTGATCAGAAAAGATATCATCAGGGAATCAAAATCCGAGCTTAATTTTTCAGCTCTGCCTTCTACGATGTACATCATCAGGATTAATCAGAATGGTGAAAACATCAAAACTTTTAAAATCATAAAAAAATAA
- a CDS encoding META domain-containing protein produces the protein MKKILLSLFAVLFLGLVLNCSSMPAQNPYLQRQWMLVSFEGFTKEQLIANKAEINLTSKMEKGKIQGSAYLGCNQMSFSSEFQKGGKVKISKGVSTAKACQDMNLETAFQKKFETMTKYSVEGHFLTLSDENGNQMKFVAADWD, from the coding sequence ATGAAAAAAATACTATTATCCCTTTTTGCGGTTTTATTTCTGGGTCTTGTTTTGAATTGTTCCTCAATGCCGGCTCAGAATCCTTATCTGCAAAGGCAATGGATGCTGGTCTCTTTTGAAGGCTTTACCAAAGAACAGCTGATTGCCAATAAAGCAGAAATTAATCTGACATCAAAAATGGAAAAGGGTAAAATTCAGGGAAGTGCATACCTGGGCTGTAATCAAATGTCTTTTTCTTCCGAATTTCAGAAAGGAGGAAAAGTGAAGATTTCAAAAGGAGTAAGTACAGCGAAAGCCTGCCAGGATATGAATTTGGAAACCGCTTTTCAGAAAAAATTCGAAACGATGACAAAATATTCTGTAGAAGGCCATTTTCTTACACTATCTGATGAAAATGGAAATCAAATGAAGTTTGTGGCTGCAGATTGGGATTAA
- a CDS encoding DUF6122 family protein, whose amino-acid sequence MAQSEVMLLKTFTHYFLHLVFPVFIALIFYRKNWKKVYLILLATMLVDLDHLFANPIFDPSRNSIGFHFLHSYYAIAVYILMLFFKGNIRIIAIGLLFHMFTDFQDFTWWNH is encoded by the coding sequence ATGGCCCAGTCAGAAGTTATGTTGCTCAAAACGTTTACGCATTATTTTTTACATCTGGTTTTTCCGGTGTTTATCGCATTGATCTTTTATCGCAAAAACTGGAAGAAAGTATATCTGATCTTACTGGCAACAATGCTTGTAGATCTGGACCACCTTTTTGCCAATCCCATTTTTGATCCTTCAAGAAACAGTATAGGATTTCATTTCCTCCATTCTTATTATGCCATTGCAGTCTATATTCTGATGCTTTTCTTCAAAGGAAATATCAGGATTATAGCCATTGGGTTGCTGTTTCATATGTTCACGGATTTTCAGGATTTTACCTGGTGGAATCATTAA
- a CDS encoding beta strand repeat-containing protein has translation MKKILFLFGILSGLFMGLSQAPEKMSYQAVIRNGSGQLLGNQSIAVRVSILQGSPAGAEIYAERLTGNTNANGLVSLEIGTGTVITGTFASINWPAGSYYLKTETDPAGGTNYTITGTSQLLSVPYAMYAKSAGNSGGTFTIPYINTVNNASTLFSLTNDGDGTSLEGNNTTTTSNIAAVRGVVTSASPGGFSSAVRGINNGTGGLGVGVYGSQAGSGWGVYGTTPNGLGVYGNATANGIGVYANSNTGTGLTATSNNGIPVSVSIFNNANNNTVLNASSVGNGTVINVTTSGNGAGVRSSTGSGFGVHGITTAQTSAGVVGDNNGGGEAIVGRTTSDIAGAVVGRNDGGGYGVRGFVATNTSGTGIGVYGQVGINNSTGRAGRFENFNQTNTTGNTFEVQTNGNGNIPDNTQGNAGSFLVNNTNSVAAAVRGEVKTIFGNFGAAAIFGVSSGTGGFAGLFHASNPSGNGASLVSINDGNGNAITANASKDGNGVETNIDGAGNALYAWVPSFATGRAGRFEIFNDANTSDVITVKTIGNGIAGNFKVDRVTGTSPAVKAEVNSQFANFGTAAIYGLSSGTGGYAGLFYASNPAGNGPSLISLSEGNGNAITANAGGSGDGIEASCDGAGNAISGFIPNFGTGKAGRFANFNNANSQPVVHVTTTGTGSTLLVNHQGPSGNIAIYQSASVNVARINKAGTGFFNGGTQNSGADVAEAFDVEGSVSEYEAGDILVISTNSDRMVEKSSTPYSTLVAGVYATKPGVLLTEEHIDTDLSGKVPMGVIGVIPTKVCLENGKIKRGDLLVTSSQAGIAMKANPKKVKIGQVIGKALQDYDQKGTGKIQVLVNIK, from the coding sequence ATGAAAAAAATATTATTCTTGTTTGGGATACTGTCCGGTCTCTTCATGGGGCTTTCACAGGCGCCTGAAAAAATGAGCTATCAGGCTGTCATCAGAAACGGTTCGGGACAATTATTGGGCAATCAAAGTATTGCCGTACGGGTAAGCATCCTCCAGGGATCTCCTGCCGGTGCCGAAATCTATGCCGAAAGACTTACGGGAAATACCAACGCAAACGGACTTGTCAGCCTGGAAATAGGAACAGGTACCGTTATTACCGGAACATTTGCTTCGATCAACTGGCCTGCAGGCAGTTATTATTTAAAAACAGAAACAGACCCTGCAGGAGGAACCAATTATACGATAACAGGAACCAGCCAGCTGCTGAGTGTTCCTTATGCCATGTATGCCAAATCTGCTGGAAACAGCGGGGGTACTTTCACCATTCCCTACATCAACACTGTAAATAATGCCTCTACTTTATTTTCCTTGACCAATGACGGCGACGGGACTTCTTTAGAAGGAAACAATACCACTACCACATCCAATATTGCTGCGGTAAGAGGGGTTGTTACCAGTGCTTCTCCGGGAGGATTTTCTTCAGCAGTCCGGGGGATCAACAATGGAACGGGCGGCCTTGGTGTAGGAGTTTATGGAAGCCAGGCAGGAAGCGGCTGGGGAGTATACGGAACCACCCCTAATGGCCTTGGGGTATATGGAAACGCTACGGCCAACGGAATCGGGGTTTATGCCAACAGCAACACCGGGACCGGCCTCACAGCAACCAGCAACAATGGAATTCCTGTAAGTGTTTCCATTTTCAATAATGCGAATAACAATACGGTGCTTAATGCCTCCAGTGTAGGAAACGGCACTGTTATAAACGTTACCACTTCGGGGAACGGAGCCGGGGTGAGAAGTTCTACAGGAAGCGGATTCGGAGTTCACGGGATTACCACTGCCCAGACTTCTGCCGGCGTTGTAGGTGATAATAATGGCGGAGGTGAGGCGATAGTAGGAAGAACGACCAGTGATATTGCAGGAGCAGTTGTAGGACGTAATGATGGTGGTGGATATGGAGTGAGAGGTTTTGTAGCCACCAATACTTCCGGAACCGGTATAGGTGTCTATGGCCAGGTGGGTATAAATAATAGTACGGGACGTGCCGGAAGGTTTGAAAATTTTAATCAGACCAATACTACAGGAAATACCTTTGAGGTACAAACCAATGGTAACGGAAATATTCCCGATAATACCCAAGGGAATGCCGGATCCTTTCTTGTGAACAATACCAATAGTGTTGCAGCAGCAGTAAGGGGTGAGGTCAAAACGATATTTGGAAACTTCGGAGCGGCCGCTATTTTCGGAGTATCTTCAGGTACAGGAGGTTTTGCCGGATTATTCCACGCTTCCAATCCTTCCGGAAACGGTGCTTCTCTGGTATCCATCAATGACGGAAACGGAAATGCCATTACAGCCAATGCCAGTAAAGACGGAAATGGTGTGGAAACCAATATTGACGGTGCAGGAAATGCTCTTTATGCATGGGTACCTTCCTTTGCAACAGGACGTGCCGGCAGATTTGAAATTTTCAATGATGCTAATACCAGTGATGTTATCACAGTAAAAACGATCGGAAATGGTATTGCAGGAAATTTTAAAGTTGACCGGGTAACCGGAACCTCTCCGGCAGTAAAAGCAGAAGTCAATTCTCAATTTGCCAATTTTGGAACAGCTGCAATTTATGGTCTTTCTTCAGGTACAGGAGGGTATGCCGGACTGTTTTATGCCAGTAATCCTGCCGGAAACGGACCTTCATTGATATCCCTATCCGAAGGAAATGGAAATGCAATTACTGCCAATGCAGGCGGAAGTGGCGATGGTATTGAAGCCTCGTGTGATGGAGCCGGAAATGCTATTTCCGGTTTTATTCCCAACTTTGGTACCGGTAAGGCCGGTAGATTCGCCAATTTCAACAATGCCAATAGCCAGCCGGTAGTACATGTAACCACAACGGGTACAGGTTCTACTCTACTTGTGAATCATCAGGGCCCCTCCGGAAATATTGCGATCTATCAAAGTGCATCAGTAAATGTGGCGAGGATCAATAAAGCCGGAACGGGATTTTTCAATGGTGGTACCCAAAACAGCGGAGCAGACGTTGCTGAAGCATTTGATGTGGAAGGAAGTGTTTCAGAATACGAAGCAGGCGACATATTGGTAATATCAACAAATTCAGACAGAATGGTAGAAAAATCCTCTACACCTTATTCTACCCTTGTTGCAGGCGTATATGCTACTAAACCTGGAGTACTTCTTACCGAAGAACATATTGACACTGATCTTTCAGGTAAAGTTCCAATGGGTGTCATTGGAGTGATCCCTACCAAAGTATGTCTTGAAAACGGCAAAATAAAAAGAGGAGATCTTCTGGTAACCTCATCCCAGGCAGGGATTGCCATGAAAGCCAACCCTAAAAAGGTAAAAATAGGTCAGGTCATCGGAAAAGCTCTTCAGGACTATGATCAAAAAGGCACCGGAAAAATTCAGGTATTAGTTAATATAAAATAA
- the hflX gene encoding GTPase HflX: MLEKKEHNYEKAVLVGIITQHQDEEKLTEYLDELEFLAFTAGATVQKRFTQKLTQPDSKTFIGSGKALEIKEYVKENEIGTVIFDDELSPSQLKNLEREMEVKILDRTNLILDIFAQRAQTSYARTQVELAQYQYLLPRLTRMWTHLERQKGGIGMRGPGETEIETDRRIIRDRITLLKDKLKTIDKQMATQRNNRGKVVRAALVGYTNVGKSTLMNSLSKSEVFAENKLFATLDTTVRKVVIGNLPFLLTDTVGFIRKLPTQLVESFKSTLDEVREADLLIHVVDISHESFEDHIESVNHILMEIDAHQKPMIMVFNKIDDFSYVKKDEDDLTPSTRKNISLEEWKKTWMAKSKYPTVFISALTKENFPEMKKMIYDEVMKIHISRFPYNDFLFEYFDNEEEDNN, from the coding sequence ATGCTAGAAAAGAAAGAACATAATTATGAGAAAGCAGTCCTGGTAGGTATTATCACACAGCATCAGGATGAAGAAAAACTAACGGAGTATTTAGATGAGCTTGAGTTTTTAGCTTTCACAGCAGGAGCAACCGTACAAAAACGCTTCACTCAAAAACTGACCCAGCCTGATTCCAAAACCTTCATCGGTAGCGGAAAAGCACTTGAGATAAAAGAATACGTAAAAGAAAATGAGATTGGAACCGTCATTTTTGACGATGAGCTCTCTCCTTCGCAGCTTAAAAACCTGGAAAGAGAAATGGAGGTAAAAATCCTGGACCGTACCAACCTTATTCTTGATATTTTTGCCCAGAGAGCCCAGACTTCTTATGCGAGAACCCAGGTAGAGCTGGCACAATACCAGTATCTTTTGCCAAGGCTGACAAGAATGTGGACCCACCTTGAGCGCCAGAAAGGGGGAATCGGGATGAGAGGTCCCGGGGAAACGGAAATTGAAACCGACCGTCGTATCATCCGTGACAGGATTACTTTGCTGAAGGACAAACTGAAGACGATCGATAAGCAGATGGCTACCCAGCGTAACAACCGTGGGAAAGTGGTACGTGCCGCTTTGGTAGGATATACCAACGTTGGAAAATCTACCCTGATGAATTCGCTTTCAAAATCTGAAGTTTTTGCAGAAAATAAACTGTTTGCCACCCTGGACACTACCGTAAGAAAAGTTGTGATCGGGAATCTGCCGTTCCTGCTTACCGACACGGTTGGATTTATCAGAAAACTACCTACACAGCTGGTGGAATCCTTTAAATCTACCTTGGATGAGGTGCGTGAGGCAGACTTGTTGATTCACGTGGTAGATATTTCTCACGAAAGTTTTGAAGACCATATTGAATCTGTAAATCATATCCTGATGGAAATTGATGCCCATCAGAAGCCGATGATCATGGTTTTCAATAAAATAGATGATTTCAGCTATGTGAAAAAGGACGAAGACGACCTTACCCCTTCTACCCGTAAAAACATTTCTCTGGAAGAATGGAAAAAAACATGGATGGCAAAATCCAAGTATCCAACGGTTTTCATTTCTGCGCTGACGAAGGAGAATTTCCCGGAAATGAAGAAAATGATTTATGACGAGGTGATGAAGATCCATATTTCAAGATTCCCCTACAACGATTTCCTTTTCGAATATTTTGATAACGAAGAAGAAGATAACAATTAA